A single window of Leptospiraceae bacterium DNA harbors:
- a CDS encoding glutamate--tRNA ligase translates to MNQNIRTRFAPSPSGFLHVGGARTALFNYLYAKATGGKFLVRIEDTDQERSTDSSMKIILESLEWLGLNWDEGPGVGGPHGPYKQSERLDIYKEHTEKLIKSNHAYRCFCTTELLEAKKKQSEAMGIPNLYDGTCSSMTEKEIQDKLDQKIPFSVRFRTPAKNLIVDDIIQGKVKFDTKLIGDFIIVKSDSFPAYNYAVVVDDHLMQITHVIRGVGHLSNTPRQVLIYEALGYPLPKYAHASEIVGADGKKLSKRAGATSILAFRDLGYTAECFRNYMALLGWTSESGQEYLPHGELEKIFDVERCSKSPSLFDVFKKVKEEDKEKTDFNSLPLSALADQLNPKSKLNWLSNKYIRDSDITKLCAEVIPFIKDNKGIPEEIKNANNETLQSLLESIRVYLDRLSQAPDYISEFFNNDIVIENEDARTIATAGNAGLVIKTFHKLLASENPSNSDAYKALIEKTGAETGEKGKNLYMPIRVATTGKAHGLELPILFNLLGQEKLKYRIAVICREINLMIN, encoded by the coding sequence ATGAACCAAAATATTAGAACACGATTCGCTCCATCTCCGAGCGGCTTCTTACATGTAGGCGGTGCAAGAACTGCACTATTCAATTATCTATACGCAAAAGCAACCGGCGGAAAATTCCTGGTTCGCATTGAAGACACTGATCAAGAGAGATCTACTGACTCTTCGATGAAAATTATTTTAGAGTCACTCGAATGGCTTGGACTCAATTGGGATGAAGGTCCGGGAGTAGGCGGTCCGCATGGTCCTTACAAACAATCCGAGCGTTTGGATATTTACAAAGAGCACACAGAGAAGCTAATCAAGAGTAACCACGCATATCGTTGTTTTTGCACAACTGAATTACTTGAAGCCAAGAAAAAGCAATCCGAGGCAATGGGAATTCCTAATCTCTATGATGGAACCTGTTCAAGCATGACAGAAAAAGAAATCCAAGACAAGCTAGATCAAAAGATTCCATTTTCAGTTCGATTTCGCACACCTGCAAAAAATTTAATCGTAGACGATATCATTCAAGGAAAAGTAAAATTTGATACAAAACTCATCGGAGATTTTATCATTGTAAAATCAGATAGTTTTCCTGCTTACAACTATGCAGTTGTGGTAGACGATCACCTTATGCAGATAACACATGTTATCCGAGGCGTGGGACATTTATCGAATACTCCTAGACAGGTTTTAATTTACGAAGCACTTGGCTATCCACTTCCGAAATACGCACACGCATCCGAAATCGTAGGCGCAGACGGAAAGAAACTTTCGAAACGAGCAGGGGCTACTTCTATTTTGGCGTTCAGAGACTTGGGATACACAGCAGAATGCTTTCGTAATTATATGGCTCTTCTCGGTTGGACCTCGGAAAGTGGACAGGAATATTTACCACACGGCGAACTCGAAAAAATATTTGATGTAGAAAGATGCTCTAAGTCTCCATCGCTATTTGATGTATTTAAAAAAGTAAAAGAAGAAGACAAAGAAAAGACAGATTTCAACTCGTTGCCATTATCCGCACTCGCAGACCAACTCAATCCAAAGTCCAAGCTCAACTGGCTTTCGAATAAATACATCCGCGACTCCGACATAACAAAATTATGCGCTGAAGTAATTCCATTTATCAAAGATAACAAAGGGATTCCAGAAGAAATTAAAAATGCGAATAATGAAACCCTGCAATCTCTATTAGAATCAATTCGGGTCTACTTGGATCGACTCTCCCAAGCACCTGACTACATCTCTGAATTTTTCAATAACGATATTGTTATTGAAAACGAAGACGCAAGAACGATCGCCACTGCCGGAAATGCTGGACTTGTCATAAAGACATTTCACAAACTTCTCGCATCCGAAAACCCATCTAACTCCGACGCCTACAAAGCCTTAATTGAAAAGACCGGCGCTGAAACAGGCGAAAAAGGAAAAAATCTCTATATGCCAATCCGTGTGGCTACTACCGGTAAGGCGCATGGTTTGGAACTTCCGATTTTGTTTAATCTACTTGGGCAAGAGAAGTTGAAATACCGGATAGCGGTGATTTGCCGCGAGATTAATTTAATGATCAATTAG
- a CDS encoding DNA gyrase subunit A, with protein MKNNTQETTRPDFPKVLFEDQVNDDQRKYSRYVCDSRAIPHEIDGLKPVQRRILWAMWNSDARNRHTKTVKVAGLAMGYHPHGDKSIQDALSAMAQDFTFANNIPLVHGEGTFGDVLDPNAIASPRYTEVKLSDFAKDLGFFEGLADIDYVKNYDETEDEPIHFVGKVPIVLLNQIQGIATGFRCFIPAHKLSDIVESQIAYLKTGKPKKIKPWYKGYGGEVRVATNENGSEIMYTTFGFKWEGESLFLTHAPQTWNRDKVVALLEDMIEKKDNWLKDYIDSSSQTFKIELVYKKGEKPTEKDIKALFNKENLDTLSFNVITHEGRLKNHKQEEIIKRFCDFRKTHLIRRFKRLAGLEQEKIDRNSELIRFINEKWNQKVVTIKSKQDFENQLKNAKFKYFEWLASIPVYRMTLEEARKCQDAINEAKIKFAEFTALSKQDAKLTAFMIDELTELKNKWDK; from the coding sequence ATGAAAAATAATACACAAGAAACGACCCGACCAGATTTTCCAAAAGTGCTGTTCGAAGACCAGGTAAATGATGACCAGAGAAAGTATTCTCGGTATGTTTGTGACTCCCGTGCCATTCCACACGAGATTGATGGACTGAAACCGGTGCAAAGACGAATTCTATGGGCGATGTGGAATTCCGATGCCAGAAATAGACATACTAAAACAGTAAAAGTTGCCGGCTTGGCGATGGGATACCATCCGCATGGGGACAAGTCTATTCAAGACGCTCTCTCAGCTATGGCGCAAGATTTTACTTTTGCCAATAATATTCCTCTCGTTCATGGAGAAGGAACCTTTGGGGACGTGCTAGATCCAAATGCGATCGCATCTCCGCGTTATACAGAAGTCAAACTTTCTGATTTTGCAAAGGACTTAGGTTTTTTTGAAGGACTTGCTGATATTGATTATGTAAAAAATTACGATGAGACAGAAGATGAGCCAATCCATTTCGTAGGAAAAGTTCCAATTGTTCTTCTAAATCAAATCCAAGGAATTGCGACGGGGTTTAGATGCTTTATCCCCGCTCATAAACTTTCTGATATTGTTGAATCTCAAATTGCTTATTTAAAAACAGGCAAACCAAAAAAAATTAAACCTTGGTATAAAGGTTATGGCGGCGAAGTTCGAGTAGCCACCAACGAGAATGGATCTGAAATCATGTATACAACATTCGGATTCAAATGGGAAGGGGAAAGTCTCTTCTTAACTCATGCTCCTCAAACTTGGAATCGTGACAAAGTAGTTGCTCTTTTAGAAGACATGATAGAGAAAAAGGATAATTGGTTAAAAGACTACATCGATTCTTCCAGCCAAACTTTTAAAATAGAACTCGTTTATAAAAAAGGCGAAAAGCCAACAGAAAAAGATATCAAAGCTTTATTTAACAAAGAAAATCTTGATACTCTTTCGTTTAACGTTATTACACATGAAGGAAGATTAAAAAATCACAAGCAAGAAGAAATCATTAAACGATTTTGTGATTTTCGCAAAACACATCTCATCCGCAGATTCAAAAGACTTGCAGGATTAGAGCAAGAAAAGATTGATAGAAACTCTGAATTAATTCGTTTCATCAATGAGAAGTGGAATCAGAAAGTGGTAACAATCAAATCAAAGCAAGACTTCGAAAATCAATTGAAGAATGCGAAGTTCAAATACTTCGAATGGTTAGCCTCCATTCCAGTTTATAGAATGACTTTAGAAGAAGCAAGAAAATGTCAAGATGCAATCAATGAGGCTAAGATTAAGTTTGCGGAGTTCACTGCATTGTCAAAGCAAGATGCAAAGCTGACTGCATTTATGATCGATGAATTGACCGAACTGAAAAACAAGTGGGATAAATAA
- a CDS encoding diacylglycerol kinase family protein, protein MKQEKFSIIKRLKSFIFALNGLKILILEEHNARIHLVAALCVIIAGIVLRIANVEWIAIIFAIGFVFALETINSAIENLADFISPEKNDQIKKIKDLSAAAVLISAITAIFIGLIVFIPKLITLPFFQ, encoded by the coding sequence ATGAAACAAGAAAAATTCTCCATCATCAAAAGGCTAAAAAGTTTTATCTTTGCTTTGAATGGATTGAAAATTTTAATTCTCGAAGAGCACAATGCAAGAATTCATTTAGTTGCTGCACTCTGTGTTATCATTGCGGGAATAGTATTAAGAATAGCAAATGTTGAATGGATTGCAATTATCTTTGCGATTGGATTTGTTTTTGCGCTTGAGACGATCAATTCCGCAATCGAGAATTTGGCTGATTTCATTTCTCCTGAAAAAAATGATCAGATTAAAAAAATAAAAGACTTATCCGCCGCTGCAGTCTTGATTAGTGCAATTACTGCAATCTTCATTGGGTTAATTGTATTTATACCCAAACTAATTACATTGCCTTTTTTCCAATAA
- a CDS encoding GNAT family N-acetyltransferase, with product MTLAFESLTLDLKYLFESQRLGFRKWKESDIIPFTKMNSDLEVMQYFPQPLSREETINLVNRIHLHFEKWGFGLWAVEEKESEIFIGFIGLNYADFKSSFTPCMEIGWRLDSRFWGKGYASEGARLCLQKGFEEFNLKEIYSFTSVLNTKSENVMIKIEMKKVMEFEHPKLENENRLCKHVLYKITCE from the coding sequence ATGACGCTCGCCTTCGAATCACTAACACTCGACTTGAAATACCTCTTTGAATCACAACGACTTGGATTTAGAAAATGGAAAGAGTCTGATATAATTCCATTTACGAAAATGAATTCCGATTTAGAGGTTATGCAGTATTTTCCGCAACCTCTCTCAAGAGAAGAAACAATCAATTTAGTAAATCGTATTCATTTGCATTTTGAAAAATGGGGCTTTGGTCTTTGGGCAGTAGAAGAAAAAGAATCAGAAATATTTATTGGTTTCATCGGATTAAACTATGCTGATTTTAAAAGCTCTTTCACTCCCTGCATGGAAATTGGTTGGCGATTAGATTCTCGCTTCTGGGGTAAAGGCTACGCATCCGAAGGCGCTAGGCTTTGTTTACAAAAAGGCTTTGAAGAGTTTAACCTAAAAGAAATTTATTCTTTTACTTCGGTCTTAAATACTAAATCTGAAAATGTAATGATAAAAATCGAAATGAAAAAAGTAATGGAGTTCGAGCATCCGAAATTAGAAAATGAGAATCGTCTTTGTAAACATGTATTGTATAAAATTACTTGTGAGTGA
- a CDS encoding DUF1801 domain-containing protein, producing the protein MTSTQPKFKSPEVFAVFQDYPHDIKSKLLFLRKLIFEVADKTKTAGELEETLKWGQPSYLTSQTKSGTTIRIDKVKSGKHDYAMYFNCQTTLVDTFREMFRDEFEYEGNRALLFKTKDKIATEKLKLCISMALTYHLDKRKK; encoded by the coding sequence ATGACATCCACCCAACCCAAATTCAAAAGCCCAGAAGTATTTGCGGTATTTCAAGATTATCCGCATGATATAAAGTCAAAGTTATTATTTCTTCGTAAGCTTATATTCGAAGTCGCAGATAAAACAAAAACTGCCGGTGAATTAGAAGAAACTCTAAAATGGGGTCAACCGAGTTATTTAACTTCCCAAACAAAATCAGGAACTACCATTCGAATCGATAAGGTCAAATCGGGTAAGCATGATTATGCGATGTATTTTAATTGCCAGACTACACTCGTTGATACGTTTAGAGAAATGTTTCGCGATGAGTTTGAATACGAAGGAAACCGCGCTCTTCTTTTTAAAACAAAAGATAAAATCGCAACTGAGAAATTAAAACTTTGTATCTCGATGGCTTTAACTTATCACTTGGATAAGAGGAAAAAGTAA
- a CDS encoding DNA gyrase subunit B, with amino-acid sequence MSAEIKTKPNAKDSGERNFKKLSNVEHVRMRTGMWLGQNSMSTFEQHFFKKDSKGNYEISHEELNDIPAKLKCLDEACMNAVDEYRKNQNDKTVKDGQKMTKLIVSLSTDCGRVTVEDNGRGIPAKNAEGVFLHLMYGENFDDQVKQDHVAGQNGVGISLVRMVSNFFRVTTENKGQSYKKLFSVHDEVKKLIRTFKLSPEDFEKVILFYDEHGSFKECPLLTKDHLSKLESLMEKTFMIEAIKSCGDSHGTSVEFELEPKYFNKLDTKFNPDLMRQYLQDIAMTNPGLEVQFHHKNKSDKFKFKKGMEEIFQNSDLTYYKMEYKDPNVASQINLETYFVIGQNKTLTWVNSNFAVQGGSAIEYLENRICDEVRKKSQITALEKKLKTQSTRNDVRNCFHMYVNLRILNPRFKSQDKSYLINDLNEDIRNAVDKSLDKLIKKTDLLEEVKMQMEKRTQLKELEDAQKGLRKASKNNIPKLMQPTGKPSDAGRVLFVAEGDSAIAGLRPARNPKLHGLFPLRGKPLNCKGMSLAKALANEEMKNIVAILGLPINEKLKDPKELNYEKVSIITDADFDGYAIRSLMLSFFYEYWPELFDFGVIHISAAPLFEVDVKWKDGKKETIFCIDDKDYDKLMDRIRKNAGEMVRKKRNKGLGETGKEAMKFAVDECMTKITISTRKSAQKTQDLWFHKDYAEQRREAISEYSMAVIQD; translated from the coding sequence ATGAGTGCCGAAATAAAAACTAAACCGAACGCAAAAGATTCAGGCGAAAGAAATTTTAAAAAGCTTTCGAACGTAGAGCATGTTCGTATGAGAACTGGAATGTGGCTTGGACAAAATTCCATGTCAACATTCGAGCAACATTTTTTCAAAAAAGATTCCAAGGGGAATTATGAAATTAGCCATGAAGAGCTAAATGATATTCCTGCAAAATTAAAATGTCTTGATGAAGCTTGTATGAATGCTGTCGATGAATATCGCAAAAATCAAAATGATAAGACAGTCAAAGATGGTCAGAAGATGACTAAACTCATTGTTAGCCTCTCGACTGATTGTGGAAGAGTTACAGTAGAGGATAACGGTCGCGGAATACCAGCAAAAAATGCAGAAGGTGTATTCTTACATTTGATGTATGGAGAAAATTTTGACGATCAAGTCAAACAAGATCATGTGGCAGGTCAAAATGGAGTAGGTATTTCCTTGGTGAGAATGGTGTCTAATTTTTTCCGTGTAACAACAGAGAACAAAGGACAGTCTTACAAAAAACTTTTTAGCGTTCACGATGAAGTAAAAAAACTAATTCGCACCTTTAAATTATCTCCAGAAGATTTTGAAAAAGTTATTTTATTTTACGATGAACATGGTTCTTTTAAGGAATGTCCATTGCTTACAAAAGATCATCTTTCTAAGCTAGAATCTTTGATGGAAAAAACTTTCATGATAGAAGCTATTAAATCCTGCGGTGATTCGCATGGAACTTCTGTTGAGTTTGAATTAGAGCCAAAGTATTTTAACAAGCTAGATACTAAGTTTAATCCTGATTTAATGCGTCAATATTTGCAAGACATTGCAATGACAAATCCAGGACTTGAAGTTCAATTCCATCACAAGAATAAATCGGATAAGTTTAAATTCAAAAAAGGAATGGAAGAAATTTTTCAAAATTCTGATTTAACATATTACAAAATGGAATACAAAGATCCGAATGTGGCTTCTCAGATTAACCTCGAAACCTATTTCGTAATCGGTCAGAACAAAACTCTAACGTGGGTTAATTCCAATTTTGCGGTGCAAGGCGGTTCTGCAATCGAGTATTTAGAAAATCGAATTTGTGATGAAGTTCGAAAGAAAAGTCAAATCACTGCACTTGAGAAAAAATTAAAAACTCAATCTACAAGAAATGATGTAAGAAATTGTTTTCATATGTATGTAAACTTGCGCATTCTAAATCCACGTTTTAAATCGCAAGATAAATCTTATTTGATTAACGACTTAAATGAAGACATCAGAAACGCAGTCGATAAGAGCCTAGACAAACTGATTAAGAAGACCGACTTACTCGAAGAAGTTAAGATGCAAATGGAAAAGAGAACTCAACTCAAAGAGTTAGAAGATGCACAAAAAGGACTTCGCAAAGCGTCTAAGAACAATATACCAAAACTTATGCAACCAACTGGAAAACCAAGCGATGCAGGCAGAGTGTTGTTTGTCGCTGAGGGAGATTCGGCTATTGCAGGTTTACGTCCTGCTCGTAATCCAAAACTTCACGGCTTATTCCCATTACGCGGTAAACCATTAAACTGTAAAGGAATGAGTTTGGCAAAAGCACTTGCGAACGAAGAGATGAAGAATATTGTGGCTATTCTTGGTTTGCCGATCAATGAAAAATTAAAAGATCCAAAAGAATTAAACTATGAAAAAGTAAGTATCATTACAGATGCGGATTTTGACGGTTATGCGATTCGCTCTCTCATGCTTTCGTTCTTTTATGAATACTGGCCTGAGCTGTTTGACTTCGGTGTAATTCATATTTCTGCTGCACCTCTTTTTGAGGTAGATGTAAAGTGGAAAGATGGAAAGAAAGAAACCATCTTCTGTATCGACGATAAGGATTATGACAAGCTCATGGATCGTATACGTAAAAACGCAGGAGAGATGGTCAGAAAGAAAAGAAACAAGGGTTTAGGGGAAACAGGCAAGGAAGCGATGAAATTCGCTGTAGACGAATGTATGACGAAAATTACGATTAGCACTCGCAAGTCAGCCCAAAAGACCCAAGATCTATGGTTTCACAAAGACTACGCCGAACAAAGACGTGAGGCTATTTCCGAATACTCAATGGCGGTGATTCAGGATTAA